The following proteins come from a genomic window of Acidobacteriota bacterium:
- the rsfS gene encoding ribosome silencing factor encodes MKTTRELLTLVCESIQEKKGEDVRVVDISEISSFTDFFVICQGNNQRQTQAICDEIRHRLRNQEKVRPTHIEGYEGGEWILLDYLDFVVHIFSLRARAFYQLEKLWSDGRLLAPTPQS; translated from the coding sequence ATGAAGACAACAAGAGAATTGCTGACCCTGGTCTGTGAGTCGATTCAAGAAAAGAAGGGAGAGGACGTCCGGGTCGTGGACATCTCCGAGATCTCGTCCTTCACCGACTTCTTCGTCATCTGCCAGGGAAACAACCAGCGACAGACTCAGGCGATCTGCGACGAGATCCGGCATCGCCTGCGGAACCAGGAGAAGGTCAGGCCCACTCATATCGAGGGTTACGAAGGAGGCGAGTGGATTCTCCTGGACTATCTGGACTTTGTGGTGCACATCTTTTCGCTACGTGCGCGAGCCTTCTACCAATTGGAGAAACTGTGGAGCGACGGCCGGCTGCTGGCGCCCACTCCCCAGTCCT
- the nadD gene encoding nicotinate (nicotinamide) nucleotide adenylyltransferase → MRVGIYGGTFDPVHRTHTTIANRVRRALSLDRVLLMVSRLPPHKRRNGLAAQHHRHAMVALETLEEPYLYASDFELRRRGPSYTVRTMALLRESYPRHRFCFIGGTDSLKDIHIWKDHDVLLRDNCCVFVQRVGARVEIADFPEIHLEEVTATSSTSPEIRPGHSFLVDVGVDDLSSSQVRESLAGRGRLLSQQVSPKVLQYIRKYHLYEDNKRIADPGL, encoded by the coding sequence TTGAGGGTCGGTATCTACGGGGGCACGTTCGACCCGGTTCACCGAACACATACGACTATCGCCAACCGGGTCCGGCGTGCGCTTTCGCTGGACCGGGTCCTGCTGATGGTGTCCCGCCTGCCTCCCCACAAGCGGCGGAACGGCCTGGCCGCTCAGCATCACCGCCATGCCATGGTCGCGCTGGAGACCCTGGAGGAACCCTATCTGTACGCTTCCGACTTCGAGCTCCGGCGCCGCGGGCCCAGCTACACCGTCCGGACCATGGCGCTTTTGCGCGAGAGCTACCCTCGCCACCGGTTTTGCTTCATCGGTGGCACCGATTCGTTGAAGGACATCCACATCTGGAAGGACCACGACGTCCTCCTCCGGGACAATTGCTGTGTCTTCGTGCAGCGAGTGGGAGCACGGGTCGAAATCGCAGACTTTCCGGAAATCCACCTGGAAGAGGTCACGGCAACGAGTTCCACAAGTCCGGAGATCCGGCCAGGTCACTCCTTCCTGGTGGACGTCGGGGTTGACGATCTCAGTTCGAGCCAAGTCCGGGAGAGCCTCGCCGGGCGGGGCCGCCTGCTGTCCCAGCAGGTTTCTCCCAAGGTTTTGCAGTACATTCGGAAGTACCACCTCTATGAAGACAACAAGAGAATTGCTGACCCTGGTCTGTGA